The window TTTAGCAACAGGCAATACCTTTCAAGATTTGAGCTACTCCACTCGCATAGCCGCGAACACAATTTCAAAAGTGATTGACGAAACTTTAAGAGCAATAGTAGAAGTACTCGACTCAAAAGTATGGAATTTCCCATCATCGCCGGAGGAATGGCAGGTTATCGCTCACAAATCCGATACTTTATGGAATTTTCCTCATTGCATCGGTGCGCTGGATGGGAAACACATCAATTTTCGTCCCCCTCGAAGTGACGGATCGATTTACCGTAATTATAAGGGAAAAGACAGCATTGTGCTTCTGGGTCTTGTCGATGCTGAATACAGATTTTTGTTCGTTGACGTCGGAAGAAATGGACGTATGCACGATTCTGCTGTTTTGCGTGAGAGGCCATTATGGACTAAGATCAACGATGGAACGTTGAACTTACCTGCTCCATGTGAAATTCCAGGCTTTTGTTACAAATCACCGTACGTGATTGTCGGTAACGACGCATTTGCCTTGAAACCTAATTTGTTAAAGCCGTTTCCGGATAGAAACTTGACGCTTGACAAAAGAATATTCAACTACAGATTGAGCCGTGCTCGCAGAACTGTTAAAAACGCTTTTGGCATACTGGCAAACAGATGGCGCGTTTTACTTTCTACGATATCTCTCTCCGTTCAAAAAGTAGAGAGAATAACTTACGCGTGTGTGcttttacataattatttaatcaataaatCTAACAATGATTCCAGTCAATGGTACGTACCGCATAATTACAGAATCTCAACCCGCGTTGATAGTAATTGTAATGCAGTACAATTATCCGAAGGGCAGAATGCCTCCCTATATCTGAGAAATAACCGAAGCAGTAACGAAGTTCTAGAGATACGagataaattttgtgaataCTTTAATACTACAGGCATAGTGCCATTTCAATATACCGCTATTGAACGAGGTAACTATTAGTCGTTGCTCTACGAGCAAGTTCATagtatttattaatttatttactagCACTGCGGCCGCGGCTTGTATTTGTATTTGACAGTATTTGTACAATGTttatacagaaataaataaatgccaTTACTGGTTTtatattattcgaattttgtttGTGTACGAaagacttttgaaaatatctcttTGACTAAACAGCATCGACAATTGACAAAAGAATCCCTCCAAAATTACACAGATTCTCGAGTTTTTGGATATTCGCCGAGGACTTCTGGgaaatttcgagaaattcCGGAGAGTTTTGGTTGTCGGTGATGTCAAAACAGGTTTGTGTACTCTTTTTCTGTCACTTTCTAACCAGAATTTATTCCCCCTCGATCGAACAAGATTTTACATCGAAGAAATTgtcatgttttttttcgatttttgaattttgaaaatttaaggaaaacgtggaaaacaaaaatttccttcgttcatcatttttttctggtttgtttgtcgatttttgaaaattgaaaatttaaggaaCACATGAAGAATGGAAATTTCTCATTTATCATTCCCTTCAGGCTgcttaaaagttttttttgcttttctacGGAGATAAAGGCACGATAGGCtgtttttttcgacttttgaattttgaaaaggaacacgtggaaaataaaaatttctcgttcgtcgtttttttatcaggtttttaaaaatagtattttgCTACGCGCAAGAAAACCATCACGAAAAATAGCACACGTTCTATCACCGAAATCCAGCACGCGACCACGCTTCAGAGCCATCAGAGGCGCCACTTTCTAGCAGCGCTCCCAGCAGAGCAGCCATCCTAGCAGAGATGAGTAGGGAGATCTCGAACGCTCGGCTTTTCGTGATACCAGCTAGATTGGAACGTCGACGtgacacctaggcggccacgcaccgaaggtggcccatTTCCGACCtgacacctaggcggccatgcaccgaaggtggcccacAATCGTGTATATATCGATATACTCGGTCGCTCGAGCAAGTGGTTGCCAATCGCATCCTTGTCCCCGCTCGCACAGATGTTTCCTGGAATGCAagaattgggatttttcttgtttcaattatgaatgtcagtgaataaaagtatctccagatttgataaattttggattcaattagcggacgctgaaccaaaataattaaccattcCCAGCCCgaatacttattttttttttttaataaatattatttttttattgatatgaaaatatgtgacgcCTGGTGTTCTCCAATATTTGTACACGCAGTCTATGTAAAACTATACGAAGCCAGCTCGataacatttatgcaaaatgtgcAATGGGCAAGTGGTTgggggaaattatttttttctcgaactgaaTCTTCCAAAGAATCATCAGCGAATTCCGAGCAAGCTCCGTGAACATATCAAGCAAACAGACGTACACGGACGTAGCTGTAGCGCAGCTGAGTGGATACCACATGAGGGTGGGGTATTGCGGGACACGGGTTCGATGCTGGgtcgctttttatttttttattttcttttttatttacttatttttttcttttagaagagaacaaataattgaaacaataaaataccgagagtgaatcgatttgttccccgtttttggcgcctcttttttttacttaatccCCGCCCCTTTTTCATTACGGGTAACtcagaagagagaaaataaatgaaagtgaGAGTGgaccgactttttttttccttacatttttttttatttcatattcttgcTTAATCCCGCtttcttttttgtgtttttgataaccgagaagagaaaaaaagaatggaaaaaaaacaattccgagagtgtgtagatttttttccatttttttttttccgtttcgttATTTGGTAACCCGGAtcggaaaaatttcagctatcTTTCTCGCAATCATGTGTCGGCTGATCAATCCTCGCGTGCTCTTAGaagagaatatatatatgtaagtttgcggcctgtttacccaaacttatctctgaaaaacaacaaacacgctgaacgggttacggaaaggataaccaagagtgaccatcgcggaatcatcgcctcgggagagaggggagtgattgacaggcgctcgagacatccactagtgttatagtggatactcagtaaaatatattgtaaatt is drawn from Neodiprion fabricii isolate iyNeoFabr1 chromosome 3, iyNeoFabr1.1, whole genome shotgun sequence and contains these coding sequences:
- the LOC124178244 gene encoding uncharacterized protein LOC124178244, translated to MEDDWNELLTLLTPAIKKQDTVMRQAISPRDRLTVTLRYLATGNTFQDLSYSTRIAANTISKVIDETLRAIVEVLDSKVWNFPSSPEEWQVIAHKSDTLWNFPHCIGALDGKHINFRPPRSDGSIYRNYKGKDSIVLLGLVDAEYRFLFVDVGRNGRMHDSAVLRERPLWTKINDGTLNLPAPCEIPGFCYKSPYVIVGNDAFALKPNLLKPFPDRNLTLDKRIFNYRLSRARRTVKNAFGILANRWRVLLSTISLSVQKILEFLDIRRGLLGNFEKFRRVLVVGDVKTARDHASEPSEAPLSSSAPSRAAILAEMSREISNARLFVIPARLERRRDT